From Rhodanobacteraceae bacterium, the proteins below share one genomic window:
- a CDS encoding Beta-lactamase class C-like and penicillin binding proteins (PBPs) superfamily, with protein sequence MRVLAFCAGFTCILVSAFALGAPAVQTHGNPVPPEPTVVHTGTQATLPAARVDAALKDYDRWLDQLAQENRTAGLATAVVIDDKVRYERTLGYADANTDARVQPDTVFRLASLSKAFATALTGLLVRQGALSWDTRLASVLPFFKLRDANASQEATVRDILSQSIGLPHNAYDNLLSNGVPYQELERKLDTVPLTCDPGSCYGYQNIAFSLIGDVIYAKTGQFFSQLVDKYLFLPLGMTTASYGRDGLESSRSWARPHYEHGKQWVSYEPNDNFYIPPAAGVNASIRDMEQWLIAQMGGRPMVLPDSLLDVLHSPIIDTPSERMFSNWRRARVKQASYALGWRVYDYAGEKLVFHAGAVKGYRSMIGFFPKYHAGVVVLWNCESNTPAGLMPMLLDDLLGLPHEDWAQLDEPERPAARTRVKHHSRRRHH encoded by the coding sequence ATGCGCGTATTGGCTTTCTGTGCAGGATTCACCTGCATCCTCGTTTCAGCTTTCGCACTGGGCGCGCCCGCCGTCCAGACCCACGGCAACCCCGTTCCACCGGAACCCACTGTGGTGCACACCGGCACGCAGGCGACATTGCCGGCGGCACGCGTGGATGCGGCGCTGAAGGATTACGACCGCTGGCTGGACCAGCTCGCGCAGGAAAACCGCACGGCGGGCCTCGCCACCGCGGTAGTGATCGACGACAAGGTGCGTTACGAGCGCACGCTCGGCTACGCCGATGCGAATACCGACGCCAGGGTGCAGCCGGACACCGTGTTCCGGCTGGCGTCGTTGTCCAAGGCCTTCGCCACCGCGCTCACGGGCCTGCTGGTGCGGCAGGGCGCGCTGAGCTGGGACACGCGCCTCGCGAGCGTGCTGCCGTTCTTCAAGTTGCGCGACGCCAACGCCTCGCAGGAAGCAACGGTGCGCGACATCCTGAGCCAGAGCATCGGGCTGCCGCACAACGCGTACGACAACCTGCTTTCCAACGGCGTGCCCTACCAGGAACTGGAACGCAAGCTCGACACGGTGCCGCTCACCTGCGATCCGGGCAGCTGCTACGGATACCAGAACATCGCGTTCTCGCTGATCGGCGACGTCATCTACGCCAAGACCGGGCAATTCTTCTCGCAGCTGGTCGACAAGTACCTGTTCCTGCCGCTGGGCATGACCACCGCCAGCTACGGGCGCGATGGACTGGAGAGCAGCCGCAGCTGGGCGCGGCCGCATTACGAGCACGGCAAGCAGTGGGTTTCCTACGAACCCAACGACAACTTCTACATACCGCCCGCGGCGGGCGTCAACGCCAGCATCCGCGACATGGAGCAGTGGCTGATCGCGCAGATGGGCGGCCGCCCGATGGTGCTGCCCGATTCGCTGCTGGATGTGCTGCACTCGCCGATCATCGACACACCGAGCGAGCGGATGTTCTCCAACTGGCGACGCGCGCGCGTCAAGCAGGCCTCCTATGCGCTCGGCTGGCGCGTGTACGACTACGCCGGCGAGAAGCTGGTCTTCCACGCCGGCGCGGTGAAGGGCTACCGCTCGATGATCGGGTTCTTCCCGAAATACCACGCCGGCGTGGTGGTGCTGTGGAACTGCGAGAGCAACACGCCGGCGGGGCTGATGCCGATGCTGCTGGACGACCTGCTCGGATTGCCGCACGAGGATTGGGCGCAACTCGACGAACCGGAGCGTCCCGCTGCGCGCACGCGCGTCAAACATCATTCGCGCCGCAGGCACCACTGA
- a CDS encoding Ferric siderophore transport system, periplasmic binding protein TonB, protein MSTFDSSHDVSPRPFGAVRGLTVAVGMALLLAGCGKGQGPASSAPVASAKPAVSAPAASGPAELPAATPSSGSSAAQAQAAAQAKAKLSGMSVNDLLSAARDAYAQHRLVAPAGDNAMEYYEAVLAKDPNNQVAKDALRETFPFGVPDVEKAISQNNFAEANREIDVLSKADPTNYTLTLLRSKLDAQQKLQARQQQEAQQKAQHAAELAAAQQAAAAKAAADKEAAARLAAQQAAQQAATAKAAPPPKPAEAPQPKPAGITRGAQVEKAAAAQYPLEAARNQTSGYAVVEFTVTATGEVTNAHVVDSSPRRVFDQAAIRAVNQSTYKPALKDGQPVSAVLQRRVDFKFGG, encoded by the coding sequence ATGAGCACTTTCGATTCCAGCCACGACGTTTCCCCTCGACCTTTCGGCGCGGTGCGCGGCCTGACCGTGGCCGTGGGCATGGCGCTGTTGCTGGCGGGTTGCGGCAAGGGACAAGGTCCCGCGTCTTCCGCGCCCGTGGCGTCGGCCAAACCCGCGGTATCGGCACCGGCGGCTTCGGGTCCCGCGGAATTGCCGGCCGCGACGCCTTCGTCCGGGAGTTCGGCGGCGCAGGCGCAGGCTGCCGCCCAGGCGAAAGCGAAGCTGTCCGGCATGAGCGTCAACGACCTGCTGTCGGCGGCGCGCGATGCATACGCGCAGCACCGCCTGGTGGCGCCGGCCGGCGACAACGCGATGGAATATTACGAAGCGGTGCTGGCGAAGGATCCGAACAACCAGGTGGCCAAGGATGCCTTGCGCGAGACCTTCCCGTTCGGCGTTCCGGACGTCGAGAAGGCCATTTCGCAGAACAACTTCGCCGAGGCCAACCGCGAAATCGATGTGCTCTCGAAGGCCGATCCGACCAATTACACGTTGACCTTGCTGCGCTCCAAGCTCGATGCGCAGCAGAAGTTGCAGGCGCGCCAGCAGCAGGAGGCGCAACAAAAAGCCCAACACGCGGCGGAACTCGCGGCCGCGCAGCAAGCCGCCGCGGCCAAGGCCGCTGCGGACAAGGAAGCGGCGGCCAGGCTCGCAGCACAGCAGGCCGCGCAACAAGCCGCCACCGCGAAGGCGGCACCGCCGCCGAAACCGGCCGAGGCGCCGCAGCCCAAGCCGGCCGGCATCACCCGTGGTGCGCAGGTGGAGAAAGCGGCGGCGGCGCAGTATCCGCTGGAGGCCGCGCGCAACCAGACCTCCGGGTACGCCGTCGTGGAATTCACGGTGACGGCCACCGGCGAAGTGACCAATGCGCACGTGGTCGACTCGTCGCCGCGCCGCGTCTTCGACCAGGCGGCGATCCGCGCGGTCAACCAGTCCACCTACAAGCCCGCGCTGAAGGATGGCCAGCCCGTTTCCGCGGTGTTGCAGCGTCGCGTCGACTTCAAGTTCGGTGGCTGA